Within the Caldisericum sp. genome, the region TGATGAAGATAGAGAATTTCTCATTGAGTTTTTGAGGTCGAGAGGCAATATAAAAGAACTTCAGGCAAGGCTTGATATCTCCTATCCAACTGCAAAGGCACGATTGGACAAACTTCTAAAAAATCTGAATTTGTACGAGGAAGAGAACGATGATAGATTAACTAAGAGCGAAGTTCTTTCAAAGCTTGAAAAGGGAGAAATTACAGTTGATGAAGCGATAGAACTTCTAAAGGAGGCAAAAGATGAGTGAAAACCTTTTTAAAAAGGTAGAGGAACTCTATGCCTCAGGAAAGATAACAGAAGAACAAAAGAAAGAACTACTTAAAGCGCTTGGATATGACAGTGAAAGACAACAAACCATTTCGCAGATTCATGTTAATCTAAGATCAATTGACATAGAAATTGTTGGAGTGGAGAATATAGATTTCCCTA harbors:
- a CDS encoding DUF2089 domain-containing protein, whose amino-acid sequence is MKKKIVSICPVCGGPLTITELKCSNCGTTIQGSFEFDRFMLLDDEDREFLIEFLRSRGNIKELQARLDISYPTAKARLDKLLKNLNLYEEENDDRLTKSEVLSKLEKGEITVDEAIELLKEAKDE